The Leptospira sp. WS60.C2 genome includes the window TCTAAAAAAGGAAAGGTTCCTACGAAAGCGTTGTTAATTACGGGAATCATTCCTATCATTATCACAAGTATGGGACATTGGTTACAAGATGCAGTGACGACGATCATTAGTTTTGCTTCCTCAGGAATTTATGTAGCGTTTCAGATGGTTGTATTTGCTGCTTTGTTTGCAAGACTTCGGGGATGGAAACCGCAAGGTTCGTTTACCTTAGGCAAATGGGGATTACCCATCAATGTTCTTGCTTTGTTTTACGGAATCACGGCCGTTTCAAATATGGTGTGGCCAAGATCCCCTGAAGAACCATGGTTTATCAATTATGGAATGATCTTCACATCTCTTGTTGTGGTGAGTACGGGAGTTCTTTATCTCTTCCTTGCAAAACCACATTTAAGAAAAAAATACGCCAAAACAGTTCTTTAATCCTCGAGAGTTTTGGGAGAGAGTTGAGTCAAACCACTCTTTCCCAAACCGCCCACTCTCCCATTTCCAATTCTTTTTTCAAAACAAGCTGATACCCCGGAAGAACACTTCCTCCAAATCCGTGATAGGTGATGAGTTTAGTGCCCACTTTACAACGAAACAAATGGTTCTTTAAAATTTGAACACTTTGCAGGAACAATAAGGCCGACTTTTCTTTTTGCATATCGATAGAAAAAGATGCTTTCATCGTTTCGTATAAAGGATTAAATGCATAATAATGAGAATGTCCCAAAGGGAAATCTTCCAGAAAACTTTGGTTTAAAAAACTGACGGATGATAGATTCCATTTTTCCCTTAGCGTTTCCGAAACCGTAAATAAGTCACTCCGATCTTCAATCCCAACGATCGGGAAACGTCCTTTCGAAAGTGTCGCTAAATGGAGACAAAACTTCCCTACTCCGGAACCTAAATCGACTACCGAACGTATCGTTTGCTTTTGTAAGTATTCCCAAGTCAATTCGACAATTTGGATCGGAGTCCATTGGTAATGAGAAAGACTTTGGTAAGGAAGTGGAAGGTGGGAATCCCAATTTTGGTCTGTCATTAGATCCCCTACAGACTGAGTTCTTTTCTTTTGGAAAAATTGATTTCTCATTTTCTGATATTGTGTTACAACATTCCCCTATGGATCAAAAAGTACAATACTTAAACCAAATGATTGAAATCATCGACACAAAAGTTTCGATTTTCAAAAAAAACAAATCCAAACTACCACAGGCAGCATACCAAGCCGAAAAACAAGTCCTCACTCGTACGATCCAAGATACCATTCAACTTGCCGAAGAAATCAAACCTGTTCCTTTTTCTCTCATCAATGATTTGAAAACTCTCATCAAACAACTCTAAACAAACTGAATCTAACTTTCGTCTAAACCTTTGTGAACGGCGTAATGTCAAAACAAACCCTCGCTCCTATTGTCATTGGATCTGGAATCACAGGTGCCTCCATTGCGATGATGAAACCAAACGTGAAGTTGTATGACAAAGCGAGAAACCCAGGAGGAAGGGTTTCGACAAAAACAACCAAAGACAACCAAATTCGCTTTGACTTTGGAGCCACTATGTTTCGAGACAAAATGGAGATACATTGGTTCGGAAAAGTCAGTGAATATAATCTATTCGAAATTTGGAACACGAATGGAATCTCCATCGCTACGAAACCAATTTATGATCTAAATCATCATTATCCAATCGATGGTATGGATACACTTGTCTCTGGAATGTTAAAGAATCATACTCCAATCCAAAGTATGACCTTAAAATCAATCTCTCAAAGAGAAAACAATGATTGGTCTTTATCATTTTTCTCCAACACAAAAAATCAAACGGAATCCATCTATACTTCCCAACTCGTTCTGACACTTCCAATTCCACAAATCATTGATCTATTTCAAAATTCAGAACCGAATCCCCAGTTTGAAAAATGGATTCGTTTTTTAGAACCTTATAATGATTATAGAAAAACACTCGTTAGTTTGTTTTCTTGGAATGATTGGAAACCCGATTTAAATGCATTTGGTTTGGAAGGCAATTCGGACATTCCCATATCGACTCGCTTACAACGTGGTGATGACTGGGAATATGAAAGTTGGGAACATATCAAATATCCAAGTCCATCAAACAAAGGAGCTAATTTACTCGTTCAATTTTCAGCCTTATTTTCAGAGATGCATTTTGATTCTTGGATGGATGTGGAGAAAAAACCGACTCCTTTTTATGAGGAAATGCTAAAAAATGTTGTGCAAGAAAAGTGGTTAGCGCCTCCACCAGATCAAATTTGGAACCATCGTTGGAAATTTGCACAAGCACAAATGCCCCTCCTTGGACGAGAAGGAGCACTCAAACTCGATTCAGAAGAATTCCAAGAATGGATATCTCTCTGCAAAGAAACTGGAATCATGATACTAGGAGATTGGCTCTTTGGAGCCAAAATTGAGCGAGTGATCGGTGGAGTTCATTTTCTCATCCACAATCAAATTTTATGATTCTTCTTTTCCTAAGATTTCTCGAAACGTATTCACTCGCCGTCGATTCGCAAAGATATCCCAGAGTCCAAGAATGGATTGAGAGCGAACTTGTGCTTCCTTTTTGTCACTCGGAAAATAGACTTCCACTCGATCAGGAAAGCGAAACACTTTTGTAAAAAAGATGATCCGAATGTATTCCCCTTCCTTCTCTTCACTGATAAAAATATTTTCAGACTCATGAAAGTATTTAGAAATTCGTTTGTATGCTTCTTCTCTAGAAGAGGAATACACAATGGGATCCACTTTGTGAACAAAATTGTATTTCATACTTTGCGATGAAACACAGTTAGGTGATGGTGGACAACCTCGAAGTTCCCCATTGTCCACTCCCGAAAAGGGGCTGAGAACACTCATGCAACAAATGAAAAAAACGCCTAAAGCAGCTTCCATATTTCCATGAATCAATTCTTGTGTATTTTTTACTTGCAGAATTTATTTTGAGCATTAGTTTCCTTATTCCATGAAACGAATCTTAAAACTCACAACGATCTTTTTGTTCTTTAGTATCATCCTACTCTTTGGCATCGCCTATTATTTTTCGGGGATGGTGTTATATCCCAAGGTTCGTTGTAACCCAGACCATCATGTGTATTGTAAGGGACCAAAAGAGTTAAATTTAGCGTATGAAGAAGTGACCATCACTACCGAAGACAAATTGAACCTTGTTAGTTACTGGATTCCCACCAAACCTTCGAAAGGTTCTATTTTGATGGTGCATGGACATGGTGGGCAAAGAAATGAAGGACTTCGTTTTGCCAAAAGTTTACACGAAGCTGGATACAACTTACTACTTCTTAGCCTTAGAAGAAACCATGGTGGGTATGCTACGATGGGTGGACTAGAACAAAAAGATGTAAATGCAGCTCTTCAGTTTTTGTTAGTAAAAGGAGAAACCAAAATTGGGATTTTTGGATTCTCGATGGGATCTGCCACAAGCATCATTGCCATGGCAAACCATCCCGAAATCAAAGCTGGACTCTTTAGCAGTGGGTATGCAAGTGCCATGGATGTCCTCATTGAATCCGCCAAACGTGATTTTGGAATTCCTTATTATCCCCTTATCCCCGTTGTGAAATTGGTATTGGACCTTCGCAGTGGAATTGATATGGATTCGGTTCGTCCCATTGATTCTATCGCAAACATCCATCCTAGACCCATTGCCATTTTCCATTGTCAAATGGATGATTATGTGGA containing:
- a CDS encoding NAD(P)-binding protein, producing the protein MSKQTLAPIVIGSGITGASIAMMKPNVKLYDKARNPGGRVSTKTTKDNQIRFDFGATMFRDKMEIHWFGKVSEYNLFEIWNTNGISIATKPIYDLNHHYPIDGMDTLVSGMLKNHTPIQSMTLKSISQRENNDWSLSFFSNTKNQTESIYTSQLVLTLPIPQIIDLFQNSEPNPQFEKWIRFLEPYNDYRKTLVSLFSWNDWKPDLNAFGLEGNSDIPISTRLQRGDDWEYESWEHIKYPSPSNKGANLLVQFSALFSEMHFDSWMDVEKKPTPFYEEMLKNVVQEKWLAPPPDQIWNHRWKFAQAQMPLLGREGALKLDSEEFQEWISLCKETGIMILGDWLFGAKIERVIGGVHFLIHNQIL
- a CDS encoding alpha/beta hydrolase, with amino-acid sequence MKRILKLTTIFLFFSIILLFGIAYYFSGMVLYPKVRCNPDHHVYCKGPKELNLAYEEVTITTEDKLNLVSYWIPTKPSKGSILMVHGHGGQRNEGLRFAKSLHEAGYNLLLLSLRRNHGGYATMGGLEQKDVNAALQFLLVKGETKIGIFGFSMGSATSIIAMANHPEIKAGLFSSGYASAMDVLIESAKRDFGIPYYPLIPVVKLVLDLRSGIDMDSVRPIDSIANIHPRPIAIFHCQMDDYVDYHHATDLYARAKDPKRLWAPECKKHEQIWNFNPKGAEKRSVDFFTMYLK
- a CDS encoding DUF1499 domain-containing protein; this encodes MSVLSPFSGVDNGELRGCPPSPNCVSSQSMKYNFVHKVDPIVYSSSREEAYKRISKYFHESENIFISEEKEGEYIRIIFFTKVFRFPDRVEVYFPSDKKEAQVRSQSILGLWDIFANRRRVNTFREILGKEES
- a CDS encoding methyltransferase, with amino-acid sequence MTDQNWDSHLPLPYQSLSHYQWTPIQIVELTWEYLQKQTIRSVVDLGSGVGKFCLHLATLSKGRFPIVGIEDRSDLFTVSETLREKWNLSSVSFLNQSFLEDFPLGHSHYYAFNPLYETMKASFSIDMQKEKSALLFLQSVQILKNHLFRCKVGTKLITYHGFGGSVLPGYQLVLKKELEMGEWAVWERVV